A single genomic interval of Candidatus Nomurabacteria bacterium harbors:
- a CDS encoding DNRLRE domain-containing protein, producing MMLTLVKITHAVEYHKIEVDEDAYAKEYWPTSGTVNLGYLSVGYNSLYPEKRTRTYLQFDLNGLDKDTPVEIDKAELILSYYPAGRQDIGEMIITSVEDISSWNSLNWYSQPLQIGEPIHPKYTIVGRDHHMDVTALIRTIFAQKRIATLRLTYEDEFNTSIRFYSSECFSANLFYKPNCTDGMQPRLLVNTHMSLEKPILQDTSIEVFDISPISLDWSIPSYLRLLEQNSDIVDLVQISKDQEFTVYEEYEGENGRVLWTPEEEGSFYWRIKRGENEDPENHIYSSIGNITVLELLNVKPEIVRNDDTFTLFTDLPPVNSSLMTQWYVGGRIIENDQITIGDICIGRTEENLSAKIFAGEIHSSESDSLLIHCDQEDELIDEDDPTLVDPHLDDPTLVDPPQIDPPLDDNSSDEGSIEKPDHDKDRGSKEKPENSDKDTTTDSSSNDPKDQLGQDSQRSNERINSPDKTANDLKNSNNPTPPNTEVTTTDPEKQKQLTEPISNDSSQEYVDERSGEEILGTNIEKNSDKNKEGRKIEKADIKCHEEDCKGWKLQTLENIPAGKDLYWIRILLVHEDLGDNCSSEDRDCKKKYEICGGVEKVSTHSILHVGRLALSPYQKQTTTDLTEFLFATKTDLVGQKATLRVSQSLWKSSRFCSTEHVELSFQIEKIPQAKRIPDPSDKRPYSFPFPYTIGVTQWHGNTVFSKPHTGIDFGATLEPIFALSQGVVASAGYDRYYGECQSGGYYLNIKHPDGKHSVYMHLDGNSFSKYKWKVGDPVRKAQTLGLSGNSGSYNCQPLGYHLHLETRDGSAQSTHTDPVRSIRYDWDDVLTINAERFPGRLSGDNPHPWK from the coding sequence ATGATGCTCACTTTGGTCAAGATCACCCATGCGGTAGAGTATCACAAAATTGAAGTGGACGAAGATGCATATGCTAAAGAATATTGGCCAACCAGTGGAACTGTGAACCTTGGTTATCTATCGGTAGGTTACAACTCTTTATACCCAGAGAAACGTACTAGAACATATCTTCAATTCGATCTAAACGGATTGGACAAAGATACTCCTGTAGAAATAGATAAAGCAGAGTTGATACTTTCCTATTACCCTGCGGGCAGGCAAGACATTGGGGAAATGATCATCACATCGGTAGAAGACATCAGCTCTTGGAATTCGTTGAATTGGTACAGCCAACCATTACAGATCGGTGAGCCGATCCACCCAAAATATACTATCGTTGGGAGAGATCACCATATGGATGTCACAGCTCTTATCAGAACGATATTTGCGCAGAAGAGGATCGCTACCTTACGCCTCACATACGAAGATGAATTTAATACCAGTATTCGCTTCTACTCCTCAGAATGCTTTTCAGCGAATCTTTTCTATAAACCAAACTGTACAGATGGGATGCAACCACGTCTTTTAGTTAATACACATATGTCTTTAGAAAAACCGATCCTGCAGGATACATCTATTGAAGTTTTCGATATTTCACCTATCTCGCTTGATTGGTCGATCCCATCATATCTCAGATTATTGGAACAAAATTCAGATATCGTTGACTTGGTACAGATCTCAAAGGATCAGGAATTCACAGTATATGAAGAGTACGAGGGAGAAAATGGTCGTGTACTTTGGACACCAGAGGAAGAAGGTTCGTTCTATTGGAGAATAAAACGAGGTGAGAACGAAGATCCAGAAAATCATATCTACTCTTCGATAGGTAATATTACTGTCCTTGAGCTATTGAATGTCAAGCCAGAGATAGTACGGAATGATGACACGTTCACTCTTTTCACCGATCTCCCACCTGTGAACTCATCATTAATGACTCAGTGGTACGTCGGTGGACGAATTATCGAAAATGATCAGATAACCATAGGAGATATCTGTATAGGTCGTACAGAGGAGAATCTTTCTGCAAAGATATTTGCTGGAGAAATCCACTCATCTGAAAGCGATAGTCTGTTGATTCACTGTGATCAAGAGGATGAGTTGATAGATGAGGATGACCCAACTCTGGTCGATCCACATCTTGATGACCCAACTCTGGTCGACCCGCCACAGATCGATCCACCTCTGGATGACAATTCCTCAGATGAGGGATCAATCGAGAAACCAGATCACGATAAAGACAGAGGGTCGAAAGAAAAACCAGAGAATTCCGATAAAGATACTACTACGGATAGTTCATCGAATGATCCGAAAGATCAACTAGGTCAAGACTCTCAAAGATCTAATGAACGTATAAATAGCCCCGATAAAACAGCTAATGACTTGAAGAATTCTAATAACCCAACGCCTCCAAATACCGAAGTTACAACCACTGATCCGGAAAAGCAGAAGCAGTTAACAGAACCCATCTCTAACGATAGTTCTCAAGAATATGTCGATGAGAGAAGTGGAGAAGAGATACTAGGGACTAATATCGAAAAAAACAGCGATAAGAACAAAGAAGGACGCAAAATCGAGAAAGCTGATATCAAATGTCATGAAGAGGATTGTAAGGGATGGAAGTTGCAAACCTTAGAGAATATCCCAGCAGGAAAAGATCTTTATTGGATCAGGATACTCCTTGTACATGAAGATCTTGGAGATAATTGTTCTTCTGAAGATCGGGATTGCAAGAAGAAGTATGAAATATGCGGTGGTGTCGAGAAAGTATCTACACATTCGATTTTGCATGTTGGTCGTTTAGCTCTTTCGCCATATCAGAAGCAGACTACCACAGATCTGACAGAATTCCTTTTCGCTACAAAAACTGATCTTGTAGGACAGAAGGCGACATTAAGGGTTTCACAAAGCTTGTGGAAAAGTAGCAGATTCTGTTCAACGGAACATGTTGAATTATCATTTCAGATAGAGAAGATCCCCCAAGCTAAAAGGATCCCAGATCCATCAGACAAAAGACCATACAGTTTTCCATTCCCATATACGATAGGTGTGACACAATGGCATGGAAATACTGTATTTTCTAAGCCTCATACAGGGATCGATTTTGGTGCAACACTTGAACCGATCTTCGCTTTGAGTCAGGGGGTAGTAGCATCTGCTGGTTATGATAGATATTATGGGGAATGTCAAAGTGGGGGCTATTATCTGAATATTAAGCACCCAGATGGGAAACATTCAGTTTACATGCATTTAGATGGTAACTCTTTCTCGAAATATAAATGGAAAGTCGGAGATCCTGTCAGAAAGGCTCAAACGTTAGGTTTGTCTGGAAATAGCGGATCATACAACTGCCAACCTCTCGGATACCATTTACATCTTGAGACTAGAGATGGAAGTGCACAATCAACACATACAGACCCTGTCAGATCGATAAGATACGATTGGGATGATGTTCTGACGATAAATGCAGAACGTTTCCCTGGCAGACTATCTGGAGATAACCCTCACCCTTGGAAATGA
- a CDS encoding DUF456 domain-containing protein, protein MIETALITLFTVLIWLLIGTLVIAGLLITLVGLPGVWLVLIGILISAIYTGFEQIGPGILILFTILALISSLADNLLVILGAKYTGGSRWSMVGAVIGAMIGLFVGNIFGLILGPFIGASIFEVIFAKKDTKSAMKAGFGTFLGFLLSILLKFGMGVLISIIWLSMLIG, encoded by the coding sequence ATGATAGAAACAGCACTTATCACACTTTTTACAGTACTGATCTGGTTATTGATAGGTACTTTGGTCATTGCGGGTTTACTTATCACTCTAGTAGGTTTACCCGGGGTTTGGTTGGTTCTGATCGGAATCCTGATCTCTGCGATCTATACTGGCTTTGAACAGATAGGACCGGGTATACTGATTCTTTTTACTATACTAGCACTGATCTCATCTTTGGCAGATAACCTCTTGGTCATACTAGGTGCAAAATATACTGGTGGTAGCAGATGGTCAATGGTGGGAGCTGTCATCGGTGCTATGATAGGACTCTTCGTTGGTAATATATTTGGTTTGATACTTGGACCATTTATCGGGGCATCCATATTTGAGGTGATATTTGCAAAAAAGGATACAAAAAGTGCAATGAAAGCAGGTTTTGGCACTTTCCTAGGTTTTCTTTTATCAATTCTGTTGAAATTTGGTATGGGTGTGCTGATCTCGATTATCTGGTTGTCTATGCTTATAGGTTAG
- a CDS encoding glycosyltransferase family 4 protein, whose amino-acid sequence MHLIIDATATQTKEFSGIGQYTKNITRSLILAPNAPQITILLYDGDSSLDLSGVKADKIDVQRIGRRPGVIDGLFNYWLHLAPAVRKIIKDIDSPLFFSPHFLSGFPVDIVPTVVAVLDFAMPEFNYYSNRGGIFNTIRKSEFWYHMDRTQRAKAIIACSENTALDYMSYYPNYDESDVHAIMLGLDIDEVEAPDFDKAFPKDWSEKGYILYMGGGIQMNKNSENVIRAYAQYLHILNDERSISVENAPYLIIAGKIFTHLNMPESLRLRELVTELGLNSKVKFTGFYSDQHKYSILHNAIAFIHLSLFEGFGIAVAEAMSAGVPVIAHNGTSYPEVVGDTGFLVDGTDPDDAAKALFIAHTEKKLVADKVNAARKRAQQFTWENTAVETLKVLDQVGKKVYSK is encoded by the coding sequence ATGCACCTAATCATTGATGCTACTGCCACACAGACAAAAGAATTTTCTGGAATAGGACAGTATACCAAGAACATCACTCGCAGTTTGATCCTTGCTCCTAATGCTCCTCAAATAACTATCCTACTATATGATGGTGATAGTAGTCTTGATCTGAGCGGAGTGAAAGCTGATAAGATAGATGTCCAAAGGATAGGGAGGCGACCTGGAGTTATTGATGGGTTGTTTAACTACTGGTTACATCTCGCTCCGGCAGTTAGAAAGATCATCAAGGATATTGATTCTCCTCTGTTCTTCTCTCCTCATTTTCTCTCTGGATTCCCTGTAGATATCGTACCGACTGTTGTAGCAGTATTAGATTTTGCAATGCCAGAATTCAATTACTATTCAAATAGGGGAGGAATATTTAACACAATTCGCAAATCGGAGTTCTGGTATCACATGGACCGAACGCAAAGGGCTAAAGCGATCATTGCATGCTCAGAAAACACAGCCTTAGATTACATGTCATATTATCCTAACTACGATGAGAGCGATGTTCATGCCATCATGTTAGGGCTTGATATTGATGAGGTTGAAGCACCGGACTTTGACAAAGCTTTTCCAAAGGATTGGTCTGAAAAGGGGTATATCCTTTATATGGGTGGAGGTATCCAGATGAATAAGAATTCTGAAAACGTGATCAGAGCATACGCCCAATATCTGCATATATTAAATGATGAACGTTCGATATCTGTTGAAAATGCACCATATCTGATAATTGCCGGAAAGATCTTTACACACTTGAACATGCCAGAGTCGTTACGATTACGCGAGTTGGTGACAGAATTGGGATTGAATAGTAAGGTGAAGTTTACAGGTTTTTACTCTGATCAGCATAAGTACTCAATATTACATAATGCAATAGCTTTTATACACCTTTCACTTTTTGAGGGATTTGGGATCGCTGTAGCAGAGGCAATGAGTGCTGGTGTTCCTGTCATTGCTCACAATGGAACTAGCTATCCTGAGGTCGTAGGTGATACAGGATTCTTAGTTGATGGAACAGACCCGGACGATGCTGCCAAAGCACTTTTCATCGCACATACTGAAAAGAAGCTCGTGGCAGATAAGGTTAATGCGGCAAGAAAACGAGCACAGCAATTTACTTGGGAGAATACAGCGGTAGAAACTCTGAAAGTTTTAGATCAAGTAGGAAAGAAAGTGTACTCAAAATGA
- a CDS encoding S8 family serine peptidase has translation MLSDLRKYTTTLLVWVAVPIAFFITTYLVEDDPELFFGVTTERSIEPSLDYDTFTFIPEDGANAMYLVGDQLSSMMISMSQGDIEVISKFGVQPSVIGDSPVNKSSENILIGPDIDKITLYRPEGTPMPEINFMKSGLLAMSLEGMDQGLVLGASDNKGYSDTKFLTENGVQVIARDVWIGGEVSEPAEIQDIKGIDIFPMPRIGEARSVDRVRTLYDMQSNKCRYTEGYAPVACAIDETWGDIAYNYILTEDAVLYEGRTGGNGVTGLQNVGTGDRISIVVEVSDNYAELIGDVLIGTLKVLADVNSLSNDRIEFHNVMDSSSFNDLTNDVETQLNALRGDFDEIIDDPINGKEVLKINGEVQLIVTGESAVLGNVLEKAGAEVFDSNNDSKIDTALVDQSIANQVIQEINTIEGKSVIQPNYIYRLRSWNNTDPTRAVPSDYDPTVHWNFQKVMLPEVWSDLGGCISDNSCGGDPSVIVAVIDTGVAYEDFDYDAGGSYSIEYVGSDPIYPQEIPATSTPNSIFNEGYDRVYRANPELSNVNFVSPYDSWQDYVCNTLRQVVGATPCNATEITKIDHANDDHGHGTFVTGIIAADTSDASPNRVVGIAHNVSIMPIKVFSQNDTSLCETPSGLPDPTCSYPLYDSRVIALTTTIIDAINYAVSNGAKILNMSLGGQGQDFGVETAITNAKNAGVLTIVAAGNENDDASLYFPANAPDAFVVGATDNLNNRAEYSNYGSVIDIVAPAGDTTGAGASSIRYTCSGTTPNTCSDETNPNLFQSFSSTSSPGTGYGTSFAAPQVAAAAALLWSDTPTASVDEISAALRNSAIDLGDAGFDIQFGYGLLDIEAALGREQNVEDPPVEPPPPPVETTYTKYFTWYDTKYSDRLAWILIGNPSTTSSLTANIKIGSVVNSNYTVPAGGKVTPSWTGIQTGPVEISSSKDFYASQRVSFSGSFNEFAAIDSASLTNKYYFTWYDTSRSNRQAWILIGNPSTTQTASVNVKIGNQINQNYTIPAGGRITPSFTGIKNGPVVVTSNINVYTTQRVNYENSFNEYAGIPSSSLTNKYYFTWYDTIRSNRLAWILIGNPSSSQSAYVNVKIGNSVNQNFSIPPGGKVTPEWNGIQNGPVVVTSDINVYTTQRVSYEGSFNEYPGIASNTLSKQFYFTWYDTSRPDRLAWILIGNPSTTTTATVNIKIGNVVNQSYSIPPGGRITPAYPNIKDGPVVITSNVNVYTTQRVSYQGSFNEYAGIVQ, from the coding sequence ATGCTATCTGACTTACGAAAATATACAACAACATTATTAGTATGGGTTGCTGTACCCATAGCTTTCTTCATCACAACTTACTTGGTGGAGGATGACCCAGAACTTTTCTTTGGGGTGACTACCGAACGATCCATCGAACCATCGTTAGACTATGATACTTTCACTTTCATCCCTGAAGATGGCGCAAATGCAATGTATCTTGTGGGTGATCAACTGAGTAGCATGATGATCTCGATGTCACAAGGCGATATCGAAGTTATAAGCAAGTTTGGGGTTCAGCCCTCTGTGATCGGTGATAGTCCTGTCAATAAGAGTTCGGAGAACATCTTGATAGGACCAGATATCGACAAGATCACTCTTTACAGACCAGAAGGCACCCCTATGCCAGAGATCAACTTTATGAAAAGTGGCTTACTAGCAATGTCATTGGAGGGTATGGATCAGGGATTGGTCTTAGGGGCATCTGACAATAAGGGGTATTCAGACACTAAGTTTCTAACTGAGAACGGTGTCCAAGTGATCGCAAGGGATGTTTGGATAGGCGGTGAGGTGAGTGAACCGGCGGAGATCCAGGATATCAAGGGTATAGATATTTTCCCAATGCCACGGATCGGAGAAGCTCGTTCGGTCGATCGAGTTCGGACGCTATATGATATGCAATCAAACAAATGTAGATATACAGAAGGTTATGCACCTGTTGCCTGTGCTATCGACGAAACATGGGGGGATATTGCATACAATTATATATTGACAGAAGATGCAGTCCTCTATGAGGGAAGGACTGGAGGAAATGGCGTCACAGGACTACAAAATGTCGGTACGGGTGATAGGATCTCTATCGTTGTAGAAGTATCAGATAACTATGCTGAATTGATCGGAGATGTCTTGATCGGTACACTTAAAGTTTTGGCAGATGTTAATAGTTTGTCCAATGACCGTATCGAATTCCATAATGTCATGGATTCAAGTTCATTTAACGATCTCACAAATGATGTCGAAACACAGTTAAATGCACTGAGGGGAGATTTTGACGAGATCATTGACGATCCGATAAATGGCAAAGAGGTTTTGAAGATCAATGGAGAGGTACAACTTATCGTGACAGGTGAATCGGCAGTTTTAGGCAATGTTCTTGAGAAAGCAGGTGCTGAAGTTTTTGATTCAAACAATGATTCGAAGATTGATACCGCGTTAGTTGATCAGAGCATTGCGAATCAAGTAATTCAAGAGATCAATACGATCGAAGGTAAAAGTGTGATCCAACCAAATTATATATACAGACTCCGATCATGGAACAATACCGATCCTACTAGAGCAGTTCCATCCGACTACGACCCCACTGTTCATTGGAACTTTCAGAAAGTTATGTTGCCGGAAGTTTGGAGCGATCTCGGGGGGTGTATATCAGATAATAGCTGTGGCGGTGATCCTTCTGTGATAGTTGCAGTTATTGATACTGGTGTTGCGTATGAAGATTTTGATTATGATGCTGGTGGATCTTACAGTATCGAATATGTAGGTTCTGACCCGATCTATCCACAGGAGATCCCAGCAACCTCTACTCCAAATTCGATATTCAATGAAGGTTACGATAGAGTTTATCGTGCAAATCCTGAGTTGTCGAATGTGAATTTTGTATCGCCATATGACTCATGGCAAGATTATGTATGTAATACCCTTAGACAAGTTGTAGGTGCTACACCATGTAATGCAACAGAGATAACAAAGATAGACCATGCAAACGATGATCACGGACACGGAACTTTTGTGACAGGGATAATCGCTGCAGATACATCAGACGCTTCTCCAAATCGTGTGGTAGGTATAGCTCACAATGTATCGATCATGCCAATAAAAGTATTTTCCCAGAATGATACCTCCCTATGTGAGACACCGAGTGGACTTCCTGATCCCACCTGCTCATATCCTTTGTACGATAGTCGGGTTATCGCTCTTACTACAACTATAATTGATGCTATCAATTATGCTGTATCTAATGGAGCAAAGATCCTGAATATGAGTTTAGGAGGACAGGGTCAAGATTTCGGCGTGGAAACAGCAATAACAAATGCTAAAAATGCAGGTGTACTTACAATTGTCGCTGCAGGGAACGAGAATGATGACGCATCCCTATATTTTCCTGCAAATGCACCAGATGCTTTTGTTGTTGGAGCTACTGACAACTTAAATAATCGTGCCGAATACTCAAATTATGGTAGCGTGATCGACATTGTCGCTCCCGCTGGAGATACAACCGGCGCTGGAGCTTCATCTATTAGGTATACCTGTAGCGGTACCACCCCCAATACCTGTTCTGACGAAACAAACCCAAATCTATTCCAGAGTTTCTCTTCAACTTCATCTCCTGGTACTGGTTACGGAACAAGTTTTGCTGCTCCTCAGGTTGCTGCTGCTGCTGCACTTTTATGGTCAGATACACCAACTGCTAGTGTAGACGAGATCTCGGCAGCTTTACGAAATTCCGCGATTGATCTTGGCGATGCAGGTTTTGATATCCAATTTGGATATGGATTACTTGATATCGAGGCTGCTTTAGGTAGAGAACAGAATGTAGAAGATCCACCGGTTGAACCACCTCCACCACCTGTAGAAACGACATATACGAAATACTTCACATGGTATGATACGAAATATAGTGATCGATTAGCTTGGATACTTATTGGTAATCCATCAACTACATCTTCGTTAACTGCAAATATAAAGATCGGTAGTGTGGTGAATTCAAACTATACAGTACCTGCTGGAGGAAAAGTGACACCGAGCTGGACAGGCATTCAAACTGGACCAGTAGAGATTTCATCAAGTAAGGATTTCTATGCAAGCCAGAGAGTATCCTTTAGTGGTAGTTTTAATGAATTTGCAGCTATTGACTCAGCATCACTTACAAATAAATATTACTTTACTTGGTATGATACGAGTAGGTCCAATCGCCAAGCTTGGATCCTGATCGGGAATCCATCGACGACACAAACCGCTTCAGTAAATGTGAAGATAGGCAATCAGATAAATCAGAACTACACAATTCCTGCAGGGGGAAGGATCACACCAAGCTTCACAGGGATAAAAAACGGCCCTGTTGTTGTCACTTCTAATATCAATGTGTACACAACTCAAAGAGTAAATTATGAAAATTCATTTAATGAGTATGCAGGGATCCCCTCCAGTTCACTTACGAACAAGTACTACTTCACATGGTATGACACGATCAGGTCGAACCGTCTGGCTTGGATTCTGATAGGAAATCCTTCGTCATCTCAATCTGCATATGTAAATGTTAAGATCGGAAATAGTGTAAATCAGAACTTCTCAATACCTCCAGGAGGTAAAGTTACACCAGAATGGAATGGTATCCAAAATGGTCCAGTTGTGGTGACAAGTGATATCAATGTGTATACAACCCAAAGGGTAAGTTACGAGGGTTCGTTCAATGAATACCCAGGTATCGCGTCAAATACATTATCAAAACAATTTTATTTCACTTGGTATGATACAAGCAGACCCGATCGTTTAGCATGGATCTTGATCGGAAACCCTTCAACTACAACTACCGCAACTGTAAATATCAAGATCGGCAATGTAGTAAATCAAAGTTATTCTATCCCTCCTGGAGGACGTATCACTCCGGCTTATCCGAATATTAAAGATGGTCCTGTGGTGATTACTTCAAATGTAAATGTGTATACGACCCAAAGAGTGAGCTATCAAGGCTCATTCAATGAGTATGCTGGGATAGTGCAGTAA
- the glmS gene encoding glutamine--fructose-6-phosphate transaminase (isomerizing) — translation MCGIFGYIGKGPAANNIREGLKRLEYRGYDSWGIAVLEDGNIQVQKQVGTISKVDSEKLSSKAVIGVGHTRWATHGGVTEINAHPHISTDGSFTLAQNGIVENYQELKKDLINKGYEFRSQTDTEVIVRLVEEKLRTEKDLVTATRLAFNLLEGRNTIILLDRNENRIIAIRNGSPLVIGIHGNEYYLASDTLSFADKTNNIVQMKNLEMVVAHPTGIKKFDAVTGKEVEVIIEEVDIEDSKIDKEGFQHFMLKEIVEQQDSIINAVQYTDEELQPLLDAIRQAETVYTIGAGTASFSAGQIAWALRNIAEIKAIDLKSYEISGYRNLFSEKDIVIVVSQSGETADTIEAVEIAKEHGVKIVSIVNMLGSTISRISDLAYYSRSGPEICVASTKAFTAQVAWGTLVASALVGRSGEYKKEIRQLSSNLKDQFTEDTFDQYRDLAKKLKKKEHFFVLGRDSNYYIALEGALKIKEITYKHFEGFAAGELKHGVIALIDKDTPVFIITPTGEQKADLLSAAAEVKARGANVIGIGVESNELFDVHLKTNNIGSTDPISNVIPFQLIAYFLGVELGTDPDRPRNLAKSVTVK, via the coding sequence ATGTGTGGAATATTTGGTTATATCGGAAAGGGACCTGCTGCAAATAACATTCGTGAAGGCCTTAAGAGATTAGAATATCGTGGATATGACTCATGGGGTATAGCTGTATTAGAGGATGGGAACATTCAAGTCCAGAAGCAGGTAGGTACGATCTCTAAGGTAGATAGCGAAAAGCTGTCTTCAAAAGCTGTTATCGGTGTAGGGCATACACGATGGGCAACTCATGGAGGAGTCACAGAGATCAATGCACATCCTCATATCTCAACTGACGGAAGCTTTACGCTTGCCCAAAATGGGATAGTTGAAAATTACCAAGAGTTAAAAAAAGACCTTATAAATAAAGGGTACGAATTCAGATCCCAAACAGATACTGAGGTCATCGTCAGATTGGTAGAGGAGAAATTACGCACCGAAAAAGATCTTGTGACAGCAACTCGTTTGGCTTTTAATCTACTCGAGGGCAGGAACACAATTATCTTGCTGGATCGAAACGAGAACAGGATAATCGCCATCCGAAATGGCTCACCACTTGTCATTGGTATTCATGGCAATGAATATTATCTTGCATCTGACACGCTGTCTTTTGCGGATAAGACCAACAACATAGTTCAGATGAAAAATCTTGAGATGGTTGTTGCTCATCCAACAGGAATCAAGAAATTTGATGCGGTAACAGGAAAAGAGGTCGAGGTGATCATAGAGGAAGTGGACATTGAGGACAGTAAGATCGACAAAGAAGGTTTTCAACATTTCATGTTAAAGGAAATTGTAGAACAGCAAGATTCCATCATCAATGCGGTACAATATACAGATGAAGAATTGCAACCTCTACTAGATGCTATCAGACAGGCAGAGACTGTCTATACTATCGGTGCAGGTACGGCTTCTTTCAGTGCAGGACAGATCGCTTGGGCACTCCGCAATATCGCTGAGATCAAGGCTATTGATCTGAAGTCTTATGAGATATCGGGTTACCGAAATCTCTTTTCTGAGAAAGATATTGTTATCGTTGTAAGTCAAAGTGGAGAAACAGCAGACACTATAGAAGCTGTTGAGATCGCCAAAGAACATGGAGTAAAGATTGTTAGTATAGTAAATATGCTTGGCTCTACGATCAGCAGGATATCCGATCTAGCCTATTACTCCCGATCTGGTCCCGAGATATGTGTAGCCTCCACAAAAGCCTTCACCGCACAGGTAGCTTGGGGCACACTCGTAGCATCAGCATTAGTTGGAAGATCTGGAGAGTATAAGAAAGAGATACGACAACTAAGTAGCAACCTCAAAGATCAATTCACCGAAGATACTTTTGATCAATACCGAGATCTAGCCAAAAAGCTAAAGAAAAAAGAGCATTTCTTTGTACTAGGTCGTGATTCTAACTATTATATTGCACTTGAAGGAGCATTGAAGATAAAGGAGATCACTTACAAACACTTTGAAGGTTTTGCTGCAGGTGAATTGAAACACGGAGTGATCGCTCTGATCGACAAAGATACTCCTGTATTTATCATCACACCTACTGGAGAACAGAAAGCGGATCTACTTTCTGCGGCAGCTGAGGTAAAAGCTCGTGGGGCTAATGTAATCGGTATCGGTGTTGAATCAAACGAATTATTTGATGTACATCTCAAAACCAATAACATCGGGTCGACCGATCCCATATCAAATGTTATACCATTTCAGTTGATCGCATATTTCCTTGGAGTTGAATTAGGTACTGATCCCGATAGACCACGAAATCTAGCAAAAAGTGTGACGGTAAAGTAG
- a CDS encoding vitamin K epoxide reductase family protein — MKSLSINKYQADSATLLLAPVGAFISLYLWNATVTATGVVCFTGCESVISGEYGKMFGVPVSAYGFAFYGLIILLAYLRMNISDRLLDKLMFSVLVFGVAYTLYLRYLEFFVIGDICIWCWGSALVIVLICIVQYLGYRRDKV, encoded by the coding sequence ATGAAAAGCCTATCTATAAACAAATATCAGGCTGATTCAGCTACACTGCTCTTGGCGCCTGTTGGTGCATTCATCAGTCTCTATCTCTGGAATGCCACAGTCACAGCAACAGGCGTTGTATGTTTTACAGGATGTGAATCAGTAATTTCCGGTGAATATGGAAAAATGTTCGGGGTTCCGGTTTCTGCATATGGATTCGCATTTTATGGGTTGATCATCCTCCTTGCCTATCTCAGGATGAATATATCTGACAGATTGCTTGATAAACTGATGTTCTCTGTTCTGGTCTTTGGTGTGGCATATACATTATATCTGAGATATTTAGAATTCTTTGTGATCGGAGATATTTGTATTTGGTGCTGGGGAAGTGCATTAGTGATAGTTTTGATATGTATCGTACAATATCTAGGTTATCGCAGAGATAAAGTCTGA